The window ATCCACATGCCGAGATCGACGACGACGTCGAAATTGGCCCGTTCTGCGTTATTGGCCCCCATGTGCGCATTGGCCGCGGCACTCAACTGCTCAATCACGTCACCGTGATGGGGCATGTGACGATCGGCCGCGAGAACAAGATATATCCCGGCGTGGTGATCGGCGGCGAGCCGCAGGACATCAGCTACACCGGCAGCCCGACACGGGTCGCGATCGGCGACTACAACATCATTCGCGAGTCGGTGACAATCAATCGCGGCACGGAGAAAGAGGATGGGTTGACCGCGATCGGCGACCACAACTTCTTCATGGCGTGCTCGCACGTGGCGCACGACTGCAAACTGGGCGACCATATCGTGATCGCCAACGGCACGCTGCTGGGCGGGCACGTTCACATCCATAGCCACGCATCGCTTTCTGGCGCCGTGGCGGTGCATCACTACACCACCATTGGCAGCTACAGTTTTGTCGGCGGGCTCAGTCGGGTGCTGCACGATGTTCCGCCGTTCATGCTGGCCGAAGGCACGCCCGCGCGGCCCAGGTGCATCAACGTGGTGGCGCTGAAGCGCAATCACTTTTCGCCCGAGGCGATTCATAATTTGGCCACCGCGCATCGCCTGCTGTACCGCGCCAAAGTGGGCCTGGAGCATGCGCGCGAAATACTGCGCGCGCACGAGCAATTGCAATCGCCGGTGACTGACCTGTTGGAATTCGTGGAATATCAACAAACGGGGCGTCACGGGCGCGCTCGCGAGTTGCGGAGAGCGGCATGAACCAGCTTAAGGTGGCGGTAGTCGGCGCGGGGCATCTGGGCCGAATTCACGCGCGGTTGCTCAGCACGTTGCCGGCGTTCCAATTGGTGGCGGTCGTCGATCCGGTGGAAGGCAATCGCCGCTCGGTCGCCGAGGCGCATGGCATTTGGCCGTGCGTGCATTATGGAGAGATATTGGGGCGCGTTGACGCTGCGGTGATCGCCACACCGACACGGCGAC is drawn from Pirellulales bacterium and contains these coding sequences:
- the lpxA gene encoding acyl-ACP--UDP-N-acetylglucosamine O-acyltransferase; this translates as MAIQVADNSSIHPHAEIDDDVEIGPFCVIGPHVRIGRGTQLLNHVTVMGHVTIGRENKIYPGVVIGGEPQDISYTGSPTRVAIGDYNIIRESVTINRGTEKEDGLTAIGDHNFFMACSHVAHDCKLGDHIVIANGTLLGGHVHIHSHASLSGAVAVHHYTTIGSYSFVGGLSRVLHDVPPFMLAEGTPARPRCINVVALKRNHFSPEAIHNLATAHRLLYRAKVGLEHAREILRAHEQLQSPVTDLLEFVEYQQTGRHGRARELRRAA